In Ureibacillus thermophilus, the genomic stretch CTTAAGAATAAAGTGCTTGAGCCAATCCACATGGATGTGGAAAATCAAAATTTCAAGGAGGATTTCATAATGAGAATTCAACACAATATTTCAGCTTTAAACACACACCGTAACTTGTCAGCTAACAACAATGCAGCTGCAAAAAACCTTGAGAAATTATCTTCCGGTTACAAAATTAACCGCGCTGGCGATGATGCTGCAGGCTTAGCAATCTCTGAAAAAATGCGCGGACAAATCCGTGGTCTTAACATGGCATCTAAAAACGCTCAAGACGGTATTTCTTTAATCCAAACAGCTGAAGGTGCCCTAAACGAAACTCACGCTATCTTACAACGTATGCGTGAACTAGCAGTACAATCTGCAAACGACACAAATACTCAGGAAGACCGCGATCAATTACAAAAAGAAGTAGACGCTTTAATTAATGAAATTACTCGTATTTCAACTGACACTGAATTTAACACTCAAAGCTTATTAGACGGTACTTTCACTGGTAAAATTATTCACATCGGTGCTAATACTGGTCAAACATTAACTGTTACAATTGGAACAATGGGTGCGACTGCATTAGGTGTTGATGCTGTTGACATTAGTACACAAACTGGTGCTAACAGCGCTATCGCTCTTATCGATTCAGCAATCAAAGCAGTATCTAGCCAACGTGCTGACCTTGGTGCGATTCAAAACCGCCTAGAACATACAATTAACAACTTAGATACTACATCTGAAAACTTAACAGCTGCTGAATCTCGTATCCGCGATGTTGATATGGCGAAAGAAATGATGGAATTCACTAAAAACAACATCTTATTGCAAGCTGCTCAATCTATGCTTGCTCAAGCGAACCAACAACCACAAGGTGTGCTTCAATTATTACGATAATTTTTTCATTTTCATTTTATGGAAAGCAAAAAGCTGAAGCGAAATGCTTCGGCTTTTTTTTACAATGTATAGTCAATCAATTTTGTGGAAATGGTGAATGCCTTATGTATACTCTTATAAAAGAAAAAAATTCTAGAAATATTGAAGTAATCAAAATCAAAGATCATTATTCGAATCGTATGATTGCATTAAACTCTCAAGTTTCTCCTCAAAAAGAGATGGAGAAATTTGTGGGCAATTTACAAAACAATAAATGTTATTTTATAATTGGTTCCGGAAACGGTACATTATTACAATGTCTAAAGGATTTAAATTTAAAATCTAAAATCTATATATTAGAACCATTTAAAGAAATTGATTATCCTGACGATTTAAAAAAAGAGTTAGCAGAAAAAAATATTTATTTTTTTCAATTTGAAGGTATCAACTCTCTTTATATAAGTGATGCAATTAAAAATGCAATGGGAATGGAATGTGAAATCTTATTTCATCCAAATTACGATAAATTAGGAAAACAATTTTTGGAACCAATTATAAAAAAAATGGAAGAAGCTACGATAACTGCTGTCATTAATAAAAATACTGAAAAACATTTTAGATTTGATTGGTTAATTGAACCAATCTTAAATTTATCTTTAAGTAAAAATGGGAAAAATCTTTTGGAATTAAAGGAAAAATTCGAAAGTAGACCGTTTATTTTAGTAGCATCTGGTCCGTCATTAGTAGAAAACTTAAATTTTATACAAAAAAACAAAGATAAAGCCTACATAATTGCATCTGGATCAGCTGTAAATGGTTTAATCAATAATGGAATTACTCCGGATTTTGTTACGGTTATTGACTCTTCAATTATAAATTTTACTGCTCATTTTAAAAATACTAAATATTCAGGTCCAATTATTACAACCGGCACTACGAATCACTTAATTTTAAAACATCATAAAGGAGAATTATATTTTACAAATTTCAGTATTGATACAATTACATCTGAAGCAAGACCTGATTTATTATATATACCAGCAGTATCATCCGTTGCTATTTATTCCCTTTTATTAACTCATTTTTTGGGTGCAAGTGAAGTGTTTCTCGTTGGACAAGATTTAGCTTTAAAAGATGGAAAGTATTACGCTAAAGGTGTACATGAACATGAAGGAGCAAAAAACATAGGAAATATTATTGAAGTCGAGGGGAATATTAGTGGTAAAGTAAAAACTACCCTAAACCTTTCTTCAATGTTAGAAAATATTAATAATGCAGTTTCAAGTATTCAACAGAATAATAAAAATATAAAAATTTATAATTTATCAAAAATCGGAGCGAAAATTAATGGAGTTCCGTTTAAAGATAAAAATGAAATTATATTAAATGAAATAATCGATAAGTCCTGGATTCCACAAAATATCTATACAAAAGAAATTGATTATAGTTTATCTTTAGAGTACTACAATAAAATAACAAAATGTAAAGAAGAAGTGGATGATATTGCCCGTAAGATTGAAAAAATAAATAAAAAAGCTGTAACTTTAAAAGACTTGGAAAAGCTATTAAAGCTTATAAAAAAATTAAGAGAAAACGAAATGTTGGAAACGCATATTTTAAATATGATTTATTCTACTACGAAGTCCATTAACAATATGTTTGAATTTGGCTTTGAAAATAATTTTCAAACAAATGAAGAAAGAGTTGATATGTTAAATAAATTAACAACCTTTGTTAAAGTTGTTCAGCAATATTTAGAAGAGTTGATTCATCATAAAGATTGGCCAGATATGTTTAAGAAGGGTGAACAATAAATGGTAGATGTATTAGAAGTAATCGACAATTATAATGAATATTTGAAAAAAATTCCTAATGGAACCATCTATATTGCAGAATGTTTACGGGAAGAAAAGTTGCAAGAAGCATTTCAAACCATTAAAGATTTCTCTGAAGGTGTTATGTGGTTAGCTACTGTTTCAGACCTACTAAATCAAAGAAATATTGAAGTTACACTTGATATTGAACGAATTAATTCGTATTTAATAGAAGTAAACGAAGGATTAGAAAACCAAGATTATTTGCTTGTTGCAGATTTATTTGAATATGAAATAGCACCTTTTTTTGAAGAAGTACCTTTGATACAAGCAATTTCCTAATAAAAGATTTGAAGTAATGAACGGAGACTTATTATGGGTAAAAAAATTTTAGTTACTGGTGCTGATGGTTTTATCGGTTCGCATCTTACAGAGGAATTAGTAAAGAAAGGCTATAATGTTCGAGCATTTGTATATTATAACTCATTTAATTCATGGGGATGGCTTGACCATTCTCCAAAAGAAATAAAATCGCAATTAGATGTATTTGCTGGAGATATTCGTGATCCATATGGAGTAAAGGAGGCAATGAAAGGATGTACCCATGTACTTCATCTAGCCTCACTTATTGCAATTCCATATTCTTATCACTCTCCAGCTACTTATGTTGATACGAATATTAAAGGAACATTAAATGTGGTACAAGCTGCCCGGGAATTAGGTGTGGAAAAAGTTGTCCATACTTCCACAAGTGAAGTGTATGGAACCGCACAATATGTACCAATTGATGAAAATCATCCGTTGCAAGGGCAATCTCCATATTCCGCTTCAAAAATTGGGGCTGATCAAATAGCTTTATCATTTTATCGTTCCTTTGATACACCGGTTGCAGTTATTCGTCCTTTTAACACTTATGGACCGCGTCAATCAGCTCGTGCGGTAATTCCGACGATTATTACCCAATTGGCTAGTGGTAAAGATACAATAAAACTTGGCGCTATCAGCCCGACGAGAGATTTTAACTATGTAAAAGATACTGTCCAGGGATTTATTTCTATTATGAATTCACCCAATTCAATTGGCGAAGTGATTAATATTGGTTCAAACTATGAAATATCTATTGGTGAAACTGCTGAAATGATTGCCGATATAATGGGTATAGATTTAAAAATCGAAACGGATGAACAGCGTTTGCGCCCTGAAAAAAGCGAAGTAGAGCGATTATGGGCAGACAATAGGAAAGCTAAAGAATTGCTTGGCTGGGAGCCAAAATATGGCGGTAAAGAAGGCTTCCGTCGAGGATTAGAAGAAACGATTGAATGGTTTACTAATCCAAAAAACCTATCTCAATATAAGGCAGATGTTTATAATATATGAATGAACAATGGATTCAATTTGCAAATGAAATCAAAAAAATGTATGGAAAAGATGTTGTTCCTTTACATGAACCGACTTTTGATGAAAAAGAAATCGAATATGTGACAGAGTGTATTAAAACAGGTTGGGTCTCATCAGTTGGTTCTTATGTTACTCGATTTGAAGAAGAATTAGCGAAATTCGTTGGTGCAAAGCGGGCAGTTGCCGTTGTAAATGGTACTGCCGCTTTGCATATTGCGCTTAAAATTGTAGGGGTACAAGAAAATGATGAAGTCTTAATGCCATCATTGACATTTGTTGCGACTGCCAATGCAGCGTCTTATCTAGGAGCCATCCCACATTTTGTTGATGTTTCTTATGAAACTCTAGGAATGGACCCAATAAAATTGAATAAACATTTAGAAGAAATTGGTGTTTTGAGAAATGGACAACTCTACAATAAACAAACTGGCAGACGGATTGCAGCCGTTGTTCCAATGCATACCTTTGGGCATCCTGTAGATTTGGATGGACTACTCGAAGTATGCGATAAATTTAATTTAGTATTAGTAGAAGATGCGGCTGAATCATTAGGTTCTTATTATAAAGGAAAACATACAGGCACGTTTGGAAAAGTAGCCGCATTTAGTTTTAATGGGAATAAAATTGTTACAACTGGCGGTGGGGGAGCAATTGTAACCAATGATGATGCGTTGGCTGATTATGCGAAACATCTAACAACCACCGCTAAAATTCCTCATCGTTGGGAATATGTACATGACGAAATTGGCTATAACTATCGAATGCCGAATATCAATGCTGCGCTAGGATGTGCGCAACTTGAGAAAATAAAAGTTTTCTTACGAAAAAAGAAAGTATTAACAGAAAAATATGAACAATTAATATGTAATTTAGAAGGTGTACAACTTTTTAAGCAACCGTTGAACAGTGAGAGTAACTATTGGTTACAAACTTTAATTTTAGAAGATTCATTAAATCGAAATAAAGTACTCTCTTTTTTAAATGATAATGGTGTAATGAGTCGTCCCATTTGGCAGCCTCTTCATGAACTAAAAATGTATAAAAATAATCCGATGATGGAAATGAATACAACAATGCAATTAAAACAGAAAATTGTGAATATTCCAAGTGCACCAATATTATAAATACGGGAGCGAAATATGAAACGTAAAATTTGCGTAGTTACAGCTACTCGTGCTGAATATGGATTACTATGTAACTTAATGAAAAGGATACAAGAAGATGAAGAATTTGAATTACAAATAGTTGCTACCGGTATGCATTTGTCACCTGAATTTGGACTAACCTTCCATCAAATAGAAAAAGATGGGTTTTTTATTAATGAAAAAGTAGAAATTCTTATATCTTCTGATAGCCCTCAGGGAGTAGTAAAATCGATGGGCTTAGCAAATATTAGTTTTGCTGATGTGTTTGAAAGATTAAAACCGGATTTAATAATTATTTTAGGAGATCGTTTTGAAATGTTGTCGGTTGCCCAAACTGCTCTAATTATGCAAATTCCAATTGCTCATATACACGGGGGAGAATGTACATTCGGTGCTTATGATGATGCAATAAGACATTCAATAACAAAGATGGCAACATGGCATTTTACAAGTTGTGAAACCCATCGTAAACGCGTAATTCAACTTGGGGAGCATCCAAGTAGAGTTTGGAATGTAGGAGCTTTAGGTGTTGATAACATTATTAATTTAAAATTAATGAACAAAGAAGAACTTTTTTCTGAATTAAATTTAGATACGAACAAAGAACTTTTTTTAATAACCTATCATCCAGAAACGAATGGAGATATATCAGGGATTGGAGTATTACTCAAGGTGTTGGAACGTTATAAAGATAAAAATTTAGTTTTTACAAAATCCAATGCGGATAACGGGGGTAGATTTATTAATCAACAAATTTTTAAGTTTGTAGAGAAAAATAAAAATGCATATTTATTTGATTCGTTAGGGCAGCTACGTTATTTAAGTGCAATGAAATATGCAGAATTAGTGATTGGTAATTCTTCCAGTGCACTAATAGAAGCGCCATATTTACATACACCAAGTGTGAATATTGGGAATAGGCAGGCGGGAAGAGAACGTCCAAATTCTGTATTCGATTCAAAGCCGGAATATGAAATGTTACTACAAACTATAGATAAAGCATTACATTTTAAAGGACCTTATGAGCAAATATACGGTAATGGAAAAGCATCTTTAAAAATCATGGATATATTAAAAAGTATTGAAAATTTTTATATCGTTAAGGAGTTTTATGATAAATGAATAAAATTTATATTATTGCCGAAGCAGGAGTGAATCATAACGGTTCACTTGAAATTGCAAAAAAATTAGTGGATGTTGCCAAAATGGCTGGTGCAGATGCCGTAAAATTCCAAACCTTTAAAACTGAAAATCTTGTAACAAAAACCGCTCAACAAGCAAATTATCAAATTGAAAATTTAGGTGAAGCGACTTCTCAATTTGAAATGCTGAAACAATTGGAATTGAGCTTCGATGAATTTGCTCAGTTGCAAGAATATTGCAAGACTCAAAATATTGAATTTTTATCGACACCCTTTGATTTTGAGAGTGTCGATTTTCTTTTCGATGATTTGAAGATTTCAATTGCCAAAATACCTTCTGGAGAGTTAACAAATTTACCGCTTATTCATTATATTGCAACAAAGCAAAAGCCTATTATTTTATCCACCGGAATGGCGACAATAGATGAAATTCATGAAGCTTTGGCATTTATCGCATTTGGTTTTGCCAATCCAAAAGATTTTGTTTCATTGGAACGGGTCAATGAATTTTATAAAACACAAGAAGCAAAAAATATTTTGAAAACATATGTAACAATTTTGCATTGTACCACTGAATATCCAGCACCATTTGAAACTATCAATTTAAAGGCAATGGAGCAAATGGAAAAGGAATTTGAATTACCAGTGGGATTATCGGATCATTCGAAAGGAATATCGGTTCCGATTGCTGCAACAGCATTAGGTGCAAGAGTGATTGAAAAACATTTTACCCTTGATCGAACAATGGAAGGTCCAGATCATCTTGCTTCATTGGAGCCGGATGAATTAAAAGAAATGGTAAAAAGTATAAGAGAAGTAGAATTGGCATTAGGAACAGGAAAAAAAGAACCATCATTTATCGAGCTCGAAAACAGGAAAGCAGCTCGAAAAAGTTTAGTGGCTAAAAAATCAATTAAAGCTGGTGAAGTTTTTAATAAAGGCAATTTAACTATTAAACGACCTGGCAGCGGAATTCCTTCTAAATACTATTGGTCTTATATTGGAAAAGTTTCTAAAAAATCATATGAAAAGGACGATTTAATTGATGAATAAGCCCATAATCATGCTCGGAAATGGTGGTCATGCTTCTGTATTAACCGAGATATTATTAAGTCAAAATCGCAACATTATTGGTTTTACAGCCCCAAAAAAAGAAGAAAATCAGTTTGGCATACCTTATTTAGGAAACGATGAAATGATTTTAAAATATGATTCAAAAGAAGTGGAATTGGTATTAGGAATTGGCACTATTGGTGTATCTGATTTCAGACGTGAATTATTTGAATTACTTACAAATAAGCAATATACATTTGCAAGTGTTATACATCCATCTGCAATTCTTGCTCCATCCGTAAAGTTGGGACAAGGAGTGCAAATTATGGCAGGTGCAATTATTCAAACAAATACTATTATTGACGATAATACTATTGTAAACACAGGTTCAAAAATTGATCACGATTGTGAAATTGGTGCCCACGTACATTTAGCACCAGGAACGACTCTTTCTGGTGGAGTAAAAATAGGAAATGGAACCCATGTGGGAACAGGAGCTTCGATTATTCAAAATATTCGTATAGGAAATAATTGTTTGATTGGTGCTGGAGCAGTTGTTATTCATGATATTAACCATGGTGTAAAAGCGGTAGGTGTACCTGCAAAGGAAGTGAGATGAATGAAAGATTGGAAATCTATTCTTGTTCGAGAAGAAAATACATTATTAGAAACTATGCGCATTATAGATAAATCGTCTTTGCAATTCGCGGTGGTTGTGAATTCGGATGGAATGCTATTAGGAACCGTAACTGATGGTGATATACGTAGAAGTATATTAAGAGGAGATTCCTTAAATGTTAATATCACTAGAGTAATGAATCCTTCACCCATTACTGCTTTAGCTGGACAATCAAGAAATAAATATTTTCGAATAATGAAAACAAAAAAACTAAAGCAACTTCCCATCGTTGATAAAAACAATAGAATAATTGATATTTTATTCCTTGATAAAGCAGTTTCAATTAATGATAATTTAGTAGTATTGATGGTTGGCGGTTTAGGGACTAGATTAAGGCCTCTAACAAATGACATTCCTAAACCAATGTTGCAAGTTGGGGGGAAACCCATTTTAGAAACGATTATTGAGGGATTTAAACAGTATGGCTTCACTAATTTTATTTTAAGTGTCAACTATAAAAAAGAAGTGATTCAAAATTACTTTCAAAATGGTGAAGCATTCGATGTGAATATTTCATATATAGAAGAATCTAAAAGAATGGGTACTGCCGGTGCATTGTCATTATTACCTACAAAACCATTAAAACCGTTTTTTGTGATGAATGGAGATTTATTGACACAAGTAAATTTTGAACAGTTGATGCATTATCATATGGATAATCATTCTTTAGCAACGATGTGTGTGAGGGAATATGAATATCAAATTCCTTATGGGGCAATTGAAACAGACGGAGAAAAACTTGTATCTATAAAAGAAAAGCCGATACATAAAAGTTTTGTGAATGCTGGCATTTATGTTTTAAGTCCCGAAGCTTTAGATTACATACCGAAAAATCAATTTTATGATATGCCAGAGTTATTTCAAAAGTTATTGGGTGAAGAAAAGAAGACGACCGTGTTTCCAATAAGAGAATATTGGTTGGATATAGGTAAGATGGATGATTTTCGAAAGGCAGACTATGAATATAATGAGAGATTTTTAAAGGAAGAAAAAGAATGATTAAAACACTCATTGTTGGATATGGTTCAATAGGAAAAAGACATATACGAATTTTGAACGAAATGGGACATGATGTCTACATTGTATCTAGGCATTTAGAAAATAATAAAAAATGCTATAAAACAATTGAGTTAGCGTTAACTAGTCAAGAGTTTAATTATATAGTTATAGCGAATAAGACATTTGAACATTACGAGACTTTTAATAAAATCAACCAAAGTAACTTTAATGGAATATTATTAATAGAAAAGCCTATATTTTCAAAATTCTGTAATATCCAAAGACCTAAATTTACAACTTACATCGCTTATAATCTTAGGTTTCATCCTCTTATTCAGGAAACAAAAAGCTTAATTGAACATGAACAAGTTCTGAGTATTAATGCTTATGTTGGTCAATATTTGCCTTCTTGGAGGCCGGGAACAGATTATTCAAAAAGTTATTCTGCTTTTGCATCGCTCGGGGGAGGAGTTATTCGTGATTTAAGTCATGAACTCGATTATTTAAGTTATTTATTTGGTTCATGGAGAGAACTTACAGCATTTTGTGGAAAAATCAGTGATTTAAAAATTCAATCGGAAGATTATTGTCAAGTTATGTATAATACTGAAAATAATATAAAAATAACTTTAGAATTAAATTATTTAGATCGAATCGTTCAAAGATATTATACAATTCAAACGAATAATAAAACAATTAAAGTTGATTTGATTAATAATCAAATAAATATTAATGGAAATGTTATTCAATATCCGAAAATAGATAGAGATTATACATATTTAAAGCAACATGAACATATTCTTTCTAATTCGGAAATACCATGTACATTTGAAGAAGGCTTAAAAATTATTGAGATGATCGAAGCAATAGAACGCTCTTCAAAAGATAGGAAGTGGATAAAAAATGAATAGAATTTGTACAATTTGTGCTCGTGGCGGTTCAAAAGGTGTAAAAAATAAAAACCTTAGAGAATTATTAGGGAAACCATTAATCGCACATAGTATTTTACAAGCAAAAAAAAGTGGCCTATTTGATGTTATAGCTGTAAGCAGTGACGATGAACAAATTTTACAAGTATCATTAGATTATGGGGTAGATTATATCATTAAACGTCCTGAGGAATTAGCAAGTGATATAGCACCAAAATTACCAGCAATACAACATTGTGTGATGCAAGTGGAGAAGCTCAAAAATATAGAATTTGATATAATTGTTGACATTGATGCTACATCACCTTTGAGAACAATTGAAGATTTGAAAAATTCAATCGAAATGTTCGAATCTCATAAAGATGCAAAAAATTTAATAACAGCTACACCATCAAGAAGAAGTCCATATTTTAATTTAATAGAAGAAAAACAAGACGGATATGTGACTCTTTCTAAACCGCTTAAAAATAATATTGTTCGTAGGCAAGATGTTCCAAATAGCTATGATATGAATGCTTCAATTTATATTTGGAGAAGAGAAGAATTTTTTAATGCAAATTCTGTATTTACAAATAGAACAATTTTATACGTAATGCCTGAAGAACGTTCTTTTGATATTGATTCAGAACTAGATTTTGAGATAGTAAAAATGTTAGCAGAAAAAAGAGGGACGTTAGAATGAACTATTTTGAACTTTTTTCATTAAAAAATAAAAGTGCTATTGTAACTGGT encodes the following:
- the neuC gene encoding UDP-N-acetylglucosamine 2-epimerase produces the protein MKRKICVVTATRAEYGLLCNLMKRIQEDEEFELQIVATGMHLSPEFGLTFHQIEKDGFFINEKVEILISSDSPQGVVKSMGLANISFADVFERLKPDLIIILGDRFEMLSVAQTALIMQIPIAHIHGGECTFGAYDDAIRHSITKMATWHFTSCETHRKRVIQLGEHPSRVWNVGALGVDNIINLKLMNKEELFSELNLDTNKELFLITYHPETNGDISGIGVLLKVLERYKDKNLVFTKSNADNGGRFINQQIFKFVEKNKNAYLFDSLGQLRYLSAMKYAELVIGNSSSALIEAPYLHTPSVNIGNRQAGRERPNSVFDSKPEYEMLLQTIDKALHFKGPYEQIYGNGKASLKIMDILKSIENFYIVKEFYDK
- the neuB gene encoding N-acetylneuraminate synthase, with product MNKIYIIAEAGVNHNGSLEIAKKLVDVAKMAGADAVKFQTFKTENLVTKTAQQANYQIENLGEATSQFEMLKQLELSFDEFAQLQEYCKTQNIEFLSTPFDFESVDFLFDDLKISIAKIPSGELTNLPLIHYIATKQKPIILSTGMATIDEIHEALAFIAFGFANPKDFVSLERVNEFYKTQEAKNILKTYVTILHCTTEYPAPFETINLKAMEQMEKEFELPVGLSDHSKGISVPIAATALGARVIEKHFTLDRTMEGPDHLASLEPDELKEMVKSIREVELALGTGKKEPSFIELENRKAARKSLVAKKSIKAGEVFNKGNLTIKRPGSGIPSKYYWSYIGKVSKKSYEKDDLIDE
- a CDS encoding LegC family aminotransferase, with the protein product MNEQWIQFANEIKKMYGKDVVPLHEPTFDEKEIEYVTECIKTGWVSSVGSYVTRFEEELAKFVGAKRAVAVVNGTAALHIALKIVGVQENDEVLMPSLTFVATANAASYLGAIPHFVDVSYETLGMDPIKLNKHLEEIGVLRNGQLYNKQTGRRIAAVVPMHTFGHPVDLDGLLEVCDKFNLVLVEDAAESLGSYYKGKHTGTFGKVAAFSFNGNKIVTTGGGGAIVTNDDALADYAKHLTTTAKIPHRWEYVHDEIGYNYRMPNINAALGCAQLEKIKVFLRKKKVLTEKYEQLICNLEGVQLFKQPLNSESNYWLQTLILEDSLNRNKVLSFLNDNGVMSRPIWQPLHELKMYKNNPMMEMNTTMQLKQKIVNIPSAPIL
- a CDS encoding Gfo/Idh/MocA family protein codes for the protein MIKTLIVGYGSIGKRHIRILNEMGHDVYIVSRHLENNKKCYKTIELALTSQEFNYIVIANKTFEHYETFNKINQSNFNGILLIEKPIFSKFCNIQRPKFTTYIAYNLRFHPLIQETKSLIEHEQVLSINAYVGQYLPSWRPGTDYSKSYSAFASLGGGVIRDLSHELDYLSYLFGSWRELTAFCGKISDLKIQSEDYCQVMYNTENNIKITLELNYLDRIVQRYYTIQTNNKTIKVDLINNQININGNVIQYPKIDRDYTYLKQHEHILSNSEIPCTFEEGLKIIEMIEAIERSSKDRKWIKNE
- a CDS encoding motility associated factor glycosyltransferase family protein encodes the protein MYTLIKEKNSRNIEVIKIKDHYSNRMIALNSQVSPQKEMEKFVGNLQNNKCYFIIGSGNGTLLQCLKDLNLKSKIYILEPFKEIDYPDDLKKELAEKNIYFFQFEGINSLYISDAIKNAMGMECEILFHPNYDKLGKQFLEPIIKKMEEATITAVINKNTEKHFRFDWLIEPILNLSLSKNGKNLLELKEKFESRPFILVASGPSLVENLNFIQKNKDKAYIIASGSAVNGLINNGITPDFVTVIDSSIINFTAHFKNTKYSGPIITTGTTNHLILKHHKGELYFTNFSIDTITSEARPDLLYIPAVSSVAIYSLLLTHFLGASEVFLVGQDLALKDGKYYAKGVHEHEGAKNIGNIIEVEGNISGKVKTTLNLSSMLENINNAVSSIQQNNKNIKIYNLSKIGAKINGVPFKDKNEIILNEIIDKSWIPQNIYTKEIDYSLSLEYYNKITKCKEEVDDIARKIEKINKKAVTLKDLEKLLKLIKKLRENEMLETHILNMIYSTTKSINNMFEFGFENNFQTNEERVDMLNKLTTFVKVVQQYLEELIHHKDWPDMFKKGEQ
- a CDS encoding cytidylyltransferase domain-containing protein, which codes for MNRICTICARGGSKGVKNKNLRELLGKPLIAHSILQAKKSGLFDVIAVSSDDEQILQVSLDYGVDYIIKRPEELASDIAPKLPAIQHCVMQVEKLKNIEFDIIVDIDATSPLRTIEDLKNSIEMFESHKDAKNLITATPSRRSPYFNLIEEKQDGYVTLSKPLKNNIVRRQDVPNSYDMNASIYIWRREEFFNANSVFTNRTILYVMPEERSFDIDSELDFEIVKMLAEKRGTLE
- a CDS encoding acetyltransferase, whose product is MNKPIIMLGNGGHASVLTEILLSQNRNIIGFTAPKKEENQFGIPYLGNDEMILKYDSKEVELVLGIGTIGVSDFRRELFELLTNKQYTFASVIHPSAILAPSVKLGQGVQIMAGAIIQTNTIIDDNTIVNTGSKIDHDCEIGAHVHLAPGTTLSGGVKIGNGTHVGTGASIIQNIRIGNNCLIGAGAVVIHDINHGVKAVGVPAKEVR
- a CDS encoding flagellin, whose amino-acid sequence is MRIQHNISALNTHRNLSANNNAAAKNLEKLSSGYKINRAGDDAAGLAISEKMRGQIRGLNMASKNAQDGISLIQTAEGALNETHAILQRMRELAVQSANDTNTQEDRDQLQKEVDALINEITRISTDTEFNTQSLLDGTFTGKIIHIGANTGQTLTVTIGTMGATALGVDAVDISTQTGANSAIALIDSAIKAVSSQRADLGAIQNRLEHTINNLDTTSENLTAAESRIRDVDMAKEMMEFTKNNILLQAAQSMLAQANQQPQGVLQLLR
- a CDS encoding nucleotidyltransferase family protein; this translates as MKDWKSILVREENTLLETMRIIDKSSLQFAVVVNSDGMLLGTVTDGDIRRSILRGDSLNVNITRVMNPSPITALAGQSRNKYFRIMKTKKLKQLPIVDKNNRIIDILFLDKAVSINDNLVVLMVGGLGTRLRPLTNDIPKPMLQVGGKPILETIIEGFKQYGFTNFILSVNYKKEVIQNYFQNGEAFDVNISYIEESKRMGTAGALSLLPTKPLKPFFVMNGDLLTQVNFEQLMHYHMDNHSLATMCVREYEYQIPYGAIETDGEKLVSIKEKPIHKSFVNAGIYVLSPEALDYIPKNQFYDMPELFQKLLGEEKKTTVFPIREYWLDIGKMDDFRKADYEYNERFLKEEKE
- a CDS encoding NAD-dependent 4,6-dehydratase LegB; translation: MGKKILVTGADGFIGSHLTEELVKKGYNVRAFVYYNSFNSWGWLDHSPKEIKSQLDVFAGDIRDPYGVKEAMKGCTHVLHLASLIAIPYSYHSPATYVDTNIKGTLNVVQAARELGVEKVVHTSTSEVYGTAQYVPIDENHPLQGQSPYSASKIGADQIALSFYRSFDTPVAVIRPFNTYGPRQSARAVIPTIITQLASGKDTIKLGAISPTRDFNYVKDTVQGFISIMNSPNSIGEVINIGSNYEISIGETAEMIADIMGIDLKIETDEQRLRPEKSEVERLWADNRKAKELLGWEPKYGGKEGFRRGLEETIEWFTNPKNLSQYKADVYNI